The following coding sequences are from one Lolium rigidum isolate FL_2022 chromosome 6, APGP_CSIRO_Lrig_0.1, whole genome shotgun sequence window:
- the LOC124661022 gene encoding protein BEARSKIN2-like yields the protein MSRYESGGHVHGGAAVAAGGGGMTIKEGGGGGRDAHEDDLVMPGFRFHPTEEELIEFYLRRKVEGKRFNVELITFLDLYRYDPWELPAMAAIGEKEWFFYVPRDRKYRNGDRPNRVTASGYWKATGADRIIRAPENKRPIGLKKTLVFYSGKAPKGVRSSWIMNEYRLPTADTDRYHKTEISLCRVYKRTGIDDGHGQHFSARSTMASRGRGATARQDSKQGSSSTSTPTPPQTPSKLHLLQAGECTSPLVTDHAQTHRPAPAPRQQQLATAKPCGGGLGYLQSAAVAAGHQQEAAAAFLYQQYSKNTNTFTSTYSLLNLVNAGSMGSASAAAIDELSTLVGHGAGQLPSYQSPTAAGGHHHDHFVVPLPTPSSEPITPLGTLPMSLAAISDKIWDWNPIPDAATGRDYGNAGFK from the exons ATGAGCAGATACGAGAGCGGCGGCCATGTCCATGGTGGCGCCGCGGTGGCAGCTGGAGGTGGGGGCATGACAAttaaggagggcggcggcggcggccgagacgCGCACGAGGACGACCTGGTGATGCCGGGGTTCCGGTTCCACCCGACGGAGGAGGAGCTCATCGAGTTTTACCTCCGGCGCAAGGTGGAAGGCAAGCGCTTCAACGTCGAGCTCATCACCTTCCTCGACCTCTACCGCTACGATCCATGGGAGCTCCCAG CAATGGCGGCGATTGGGGAGAAAGAGTGGTTCTTCTACGTGCCGAGGGACCGCAAGTACCGGAACGGAGACAGGCCGAACCGGGTGACGGCTTCTGGGTACTGGAAGGCCACGGGGGCCGACAGGATTATCAGGGCGCCGGAGAACAAACGGCCGATAGGGCTCAAGAAGACGCTCGTCTTCTACTCCGGCAAGGCGCCCAAGGGCGTCCGCAGCAGCTGGATCATGAACGAGTACCGCCTCCCCACCGCAGACACCGACCGATACCACAAG ACCGAGATCTCCCTCTGCCGCGTCTACAAGCGCACCGGCATCGATGACGGACACGGCCAGCACTTCTCGGCACGGTCGACGATGGCCTCCCGAGGCCGCGGTGCCACGGCACGGCAGGATAGCAAACAAGGGTCATCCTCGACCTCTACACCCACGCCGCCCCAAACTCCGTCCAagctccacctcctccaagcAGGCGAGTGCACGTCGCCGCTGGTGACGGATCACGCCCAGACGCACAGGCCGGCGCCAGCTCCAAGGCAGCAGCAACTAGCCACCGCAAAGCCATGCGGCGGCGGTCTAGGATACTTGCAGTCAGCAGCGGTGGCTGCTGGTCATCAGCAAGAGGCAGCCGCGGCGTTCCTGTACCAGCAGTACTCCAAGAACACAAACACCTTCACCTCCACGTACTCGCTGCTCAACCTGGTGAACGCGGGTTCAATGGGCAGCGCCTCCGCCGCGGCCATCGACGAGCTGAGCACGCTGGttggccacggcgccggccagcTGCCATCCTACCAGAGCCCCACGGCCGCTGGTGGCCACCACCACGACCACTTCGTCGTTCCCCTGCCGACGCCGTCGTCGGAACCAATTACGCCGCTGGGGACGCTGCCGATGTCCCTGGCCGCCATCTCCGACAAGATCTGGGACTGGAACCCGATCCCCGATGCCGCCACGGGCAGAGATTACGGCAACGCCGGATTCAAGTGA